A genomic segment from Tuwongella immobilis encodes:
- a CDS encoding PIG-L family deacetylase — protein sequence MTEQPRLDVLAVAPHPDDLEILCGGTLALMVKQGYRVGIVDLTSGEPTPRGSLELRKEEAEAARVALGVQVRINLDLPNRELMDGPPARYRLATVFRRLQPRIVIAAAGRTPAASPDHHQGHLIIEAARFYSQLTKWDDRFENTAPYRVPHLVYAPFPFDAEDRHWHGTFVVDISSTFEQKMASIQAYRSQFDPDRFEKVRHFVSGTCIAHGARCGFAYGERFALPAEIGTTDLVNLVTQNQAIAPPNLTPGKDHLPMG from the coding sequence ATGACCGAGCAACCCCGTCTGGATGTGCTGGCGGTGGCCCCCCACCCGGACGATCTGGAAATTCTCTGCGGCGGAACCCTCGCGCTGATGGTCAAGCAAGGGTATCGGGTCGGGATTGTCGATCTCACCTCGGGCGAACCAACGCCGCGCGGATCGCTGGAATTGCGGAAAGAAGAAGCGGAGGCCGCGCGGGTGGCGCTGGGGGTGCAAGTCCGCATCAATCTGGACCTGCCCAACCGCGAATTGATGGATGGCCCGCCGGCGCGGTATCGCTTGGCGACGGTGTTCCGCCGATTGCAGCCGCGCATCGTCATCGCCGCCGCCGGGCGAACCCCCGCTGCATCGCCGGACCATCATCAGGGGCATCTGATTATTGAAGCGGCCCGATTTTATTCGCAACTGACGAAATGGGATGATCGTTTCGAGAATACCGCACCGTATCGGGTGCCGCATCTGGTGTATGCGCCCTTTCCGTTCGATGCGGAGGATCGCCACTGGCATGGCACGTTCGTCGTCGATATTTCATCGACATTCGAGCAGAAAATGGCATCGATCCAAGCGTATCGATCGCAATTCGATCCCGACCGATTCGAGAAGGTTCGGCATTTTGTCAGCGGCACCTGCATTGCACACGGGGCACGCTGCGGATTTGCCTACGGCGAGCGGTTCGCCCTGCCCGCCGAGATTGGCACCACGGATCTGGTCAATCTGGTGACGCAAAACCAGGCGATTGCCCCGCCCAACTTGACGCCGGGCAAGGATCATCTGCCGATGGGCTGA
- a CDS encoding GDSL-type esterase/lipase family protein — protein MISAKVALIRDELEQRVLLSAVTDAPTLPELTVAMQHQLRDVYELGQRLGNRPGTFIKLGDSHSSNEFGSLKDLGRAGYHPALFGLAGQPELIDVWAKYLQPISGGNSFSRNSTAAIPGGTSTLGVSRFQAEFAAVRPTVAFLQFGHNDMAYRVPGEQFAANLRLMIGWLKANGTIPVLVTSNKVALGALEIVDPQVIQINQIQLDVAAEAQIPLLNLMPAIEPLPIRGLDSTLVHLNQSPFGGGDFSPSGLQFGDNVRNLAILEMLNWIERFVVQSPKISSGRVDGAATSSISLQPGQSVVALGSDSGEPPLVTLHDSATQQPIASLQPYAVSVQGGVNVASGDVNGDGVDDLVTVPASNAAAHVRIFSGRDGADLGGFLPFDASFTGGATLALADLDGDGRDEIIIGAGAGGGPVVKVVDAATGQTRATRFVFESTFGGGVQVSAGDADGDGRDEVFAMPIRKGGPVLVVLESATLTERSRGFVADANLRIAWNLATGDTDADGRVEAIISPGIGGGPVVSVVDVGTFQVRTQWFADDPVARNGVRVAFRAASEYTGGGYAADTRGEYVVVSQVTTQTTLRRFRADASGGPGELLEARAVRLSPHFGAMPIAVS, from the coding sequence ATGATATCCGCCAAGGTCGCTCTGATTCGGGATGAATTGGAGCAACGGGTTCTTTTATCGGCGGTCACGGATGCCCCGACATTGCCGGAATTGACCGTTGCGATGCAACATCAACTCCGCGACGTTTACGAATTGGGTCAGCGATTGGGAAATCGCCCCGGAACGTTCATCAAACTGGGTGATAGTCATTCCAGTAACGAATTTGGATCACTAAAGGATCTGGGGCGTGCGGGGTATCATCCTGCGCTGTTTGGCTTGGCGGGGCAGCCTGAGTTGATCGATGTCTGGGCGAAATATCTGCAACCGATTTCGGGCGGCAATTCCTTCTCTCGCAACTCGACGGCGGCCATTCCGGGCGGGACTTCGACTTTGGGAGTGTCCCGGTTTCAAGCGGAATTCGCGGCTGTTCGACCGACGGTTGCGTTTCTGCAATTTGGCCACAACGATATGGCCTACCGGGTGCCGGGGGAACAATTCGCGGCCAATTTGCGGCTGATGATCGGCTGGCTGAAAGCGAACGGGACGATTCCGGTCTTGGTGACCTCCAATAAGGTCGCACTTGGCGCACTGGAGATTGTCGATCCGCAGGTCATTCAAATCAACCAAATCCAACTCGATGTGGCTGCCGAAGCTCAGATTCCGTTGCTGAATCTCATGCCGGCGATTGAGCCGCTCCCGATTCGTGGGCTGGATTCGACGCTGGTCCATCTGAATCAATCGCCGTTTGGAGGCGGCGATTTCTCCCCGTCCGGCCTACAGTTCGGCGACAACGTCCGGAATCTGGCGATTCTGGAAATGCTCAATTGGATCGAGCGCTTCGTTGTGCAATCGCCGAAGATTTCCTCCGGTCGGGTGGATGGCGCGGCGACTTCGAGCATTTCGCTCCAGCCGGGTCAGTCGGTGGTGGCGCTTGGCTCGGATTCCGGCGAGCCGCCGCTGGTAACGCTTCACGATTCCGCCACGCAACAACCCATCGCCAGCCTTCAGCCGTATGCCGTCTCCGTTCAGGGGGGCGTGAATGTCGCATCGGGCGATGTCAACGGTGACGGCGTCGATGATCTCGTGACGGTGCCCGCGTCGAATGCGGCAGCGCATGTCCGGATCTTCTCGGGGCGAGACGGCGCGGATCTGGGCGGATTCCTACCGTTTGATGCGAGTTTCACCGGTGGTGCCACGCTGGCCTTGGCCGATCTCGATGGCGATGGTCGCGATGAAATCATCATCGGTGCCGGTGCCGGCGGCGGACCCGTGGTGAAAGTTGTGGATGCCGCAACGGGGCAGACGCGGGCAACGCGATTCGTGTTCGAATCGACCTTTGGCGGTGGCGTGCAAGTGTCTGCGGGTGATGCGGATGGCGATGGCCGCGACGAAGTGTTTGCCATGCCCATCCGGAAAGGTGGCCCCGTGTTGGTGGTGCTGGAATCGGCGACGCTCACCGAGCGCTCGCGTGGATTCGTGGCCGATGCCAATTTGCGAATCGCCTGGAATTTGGCCACCGGGGATACCGATGCGGATGGCCGTGTGGAGGCGATTATCTCGCCGGGAATCGGTGGCGGGCCGGTGGTATCGGTGGTGGATGTCGGCACATTTCAGGTGCGAACGCAATGGTTTGCCGATGATCCCGTGGCACGAAATGGCGTGCGCGTCGCATTCCGAGCCGCGTCGGAATATACCGGTGGGGGGTATGCGGCGGATACCCGCGGGGAGTATGTTGTGGTCAGTCAGGTGACGACGCAAACGACTTTGCGACGATTCCGGGCGGATGCATCCGGCGGACCTGGCGAGTTGCTCGAGGCCCGCGCGGTGCGATTGTCTCCGCATTTCGGCGCGATGCCGATTGCGGTTTCGTGA
- a CDS encoding 1-aminocyclopropane-1-carboxylate deaminase/D-cysteine desulfhydrase, with amino-acid sequence MAGPILTADRLQRRVARLPRVDLAHLPTPLEEVPRFAEAIGPVRVLIKRDDCTGLLLGGNKARHNEFLMADALYEGCDTVIWGAGLQSNNCRQTAAACAKLGLDCRLYLSKSHYKREIQGNLLLDYLVGAKVELVDAEIGPELDALLAAKADEARAQGKRPYVWDRSRVVPRAAISYTLCLAEIMQQMHAMDLRPDAVYVSSAGSTGAGLALGKAVLGLNCPVRSICPMTWPWDIPEALAQTANEAAALLDLPHRLRASDIDATTEYIGPGYGKPSQDGLEAMHLLATMEGILLEPTYTAKAMAALVADVRSGKLAPGSVVVFIHTGGLPAVFVDPTQLLAGIHGEVPRIDSTDANS; translated from the coding sequence ATGGCTGGCCCAATCCTCACCGCGGATCGTTTGCAGCGTCGCGTCGCTCGGCTCCCGCGGGTCGATTTGGCGCATCTGCCGACCCCCCTGGAAGAGGTGCCACGCTTTGCCGAAGCCATTGGCCCCGTTCGGGTTCTGATCAAACGCGACGATTGCACGGGGCTCCTGCTGGGCGGCAACAAAGCCCGACACAACGAGTTCCTGATGGCGGATGCGCTCTACGAAGGGTGCGATACGGTCATCTGGGGGGCGGGGTTGCAATCCAATAATTGTCGTCAGACGGCGGCGGCCTGCGCGAAACTCGGATTGGATTGTCGTTTGTATCTGAGCAAGTCGCACTACAAGCGCGAGATTCAGGGCAACTTGCTGCTGGATTATCTGGTGGGTGCCAAAGTCGAACTCGTCGACGCCGAGATTGGCCCGGAGTTGGATGCGCTGTTGGCCGCCAAAGCCGACGAGGCCCGCGCTCAAGGCAAGCGGCCGTATGTCTGGGACCGCTCCCGAGTCGTCCCGCGAGCGGCGATTAGCTACACGCTCTGCCTGGCGGAAATCATGCAGCAGATGCACGCCATGGATTTGCGACCGGATGCGGTGTATGTCTCCTCGGCGGGATCGACTGGCGCGGGGCTGGCGTTGGGCAAAGCCGTGTTGGGATTGAACTGCCCCGTGCGATCGATTTGCCCGATGACGTGGCCGTGGGATATTCCTGAGGCACTTGCCCAGACCGCGAACGAGGCGGCGGCGCTGTTGGATCTGCCGCATCGCCTGCGAGCGAGCGATATTGACGCCACCACCGAATACATTGGTCCCGGATACGGAAAGCCGTCGCAAGATGGCTTGGAAGCGATGCATCTGCTCGCCACGATGGAAGGGATTTTGCTCGAACCGACGTACACCGCCAAAGCCATGGCCGCGCTTGTCGCTGATGTCCGCAGCGGGAAATTGGCACCTGGCTCGGTGGTGGTGTTCATCCATACCGGCGGATTGCCTGCGGTGTTTGTCGACCCCACCCAACTGCTAGCCGGAATTCACGGCGAAGTTCCGAGAATCGATTCCACTGATGCGAATTCCTGA
- a CDS encoding tRNA-specific adenosine deaminase: protein MPATDSDLLAMQRALALARQNPAAPFGAVIYDHSTGAIVAEGLNHIADAQIWHGEIDAIAKAAATHPNWATLCLVTPPNPAPCANRRFFGLASVGWSMVLPSERFNPWAGIKLIFCRMR, encoded by the coding sequence ATGCCCGCCACCGATTCGGACCTGCTCGCCATGCAGCGTGCCCTTGCCCTTGCCCGGCAGAATCCCGCCGCTCCCTTTGGAGCCGTCATTTACGATCATTCGACCGGCGCAATCGTGGCGGAAGGTCTGAACCATATTGCCGATGCGCAGATTTGGCATGGTGAGATCGACGCGATTGCCAAAGCCGCCGCGACGCACCCGAATTGGGCAACACTCTGCCTGGTCACCCCTCCGAACCCTGCCCCATGTGCCAATCGGCGATTCTTTGGGCTGGCATCCGTCGGATGGTCTATGGTACTTCCATCCGAACGCTTCAATCCCTGGGCTGGCATCAAATTGATATTTTGTCGGATGAGGTGA
- the crtI gene encoding phytoene desaturase family protein, with the protein MAISTLDTDRNTRSRSADRPRRVLIVGAGPGGLAAALLLRHAGLEVRVIERMPHVGGRTSAIQADGFRFDLGPTFFLYPVVLERIFRRIGRRLDQEIPMVKLDPQYRVIFGDRGDLVCTPNVEQMEAAIAKLAPNDAPNLRRFLAENRDKLSRFRPALESPFLSWRRLLSWDLMKLLPILRPWNSVDDDLQRYFADERIRLAFSFQSKYLGMSPFNCPSLFSILSFLEYEFGVWHPIGGCSAVSDAMARVAREMGVEFHLDEPVREVLLDGRKAVGVRTDAGEYRADAVVMNADFAQAMKKLIPNVKRRRWTDEKLAKKRYSCSTYMLYLGIEGLEKHLHHHTIYTSNDYLSNLADIESNHRLSDDPSVYVQNACITDTTLAPKGKSTLYVLSPVTHQHENVDWKKEAPAFRERILRQLETKFGVADLSKRILFEREVTPADWEHGYEIYRGATFNLAHNLGQMLHMRPQNRFEDLDKVYLVGGGTHPGSGLPVIYESARITSRLLLQDFGLDTDWLEETEVVASSMPVSPVSH; encoded by the coding sequence ATGGCGATTTCGACGCTCGATACCGACCGAAACACCCGATCCCGATCTGCGGACCGTCCCCGCCGGGTGCTGATCGTCGGCGCTGGTCCGGGAGGACTCGCAGCAGCCCTGTTGCTGCGACACGCGGGGCTGGAAGTTCGCGTCATCGAACGAATGCCGCATGTGGGTGGCCGCACCTCCGCCATTCAAGCGGATGGCTTTCGATTCGACCTCGGCCCGACCTTCTTTCTCTATCCCGTGGTGCTGGAACGGATCTTCCGCCGCATTGGCCGACGGCTCGACCAAGAAATTCCGATGGTCAAGCTCGATCCGCAATATCGCGTGATCTTCGGAGACCGCGGCGATTTGGTCTGCACCCCGAATGTCGAGCAGATGGAAGCGGCCATCGCCAAACTGGCCCCCAACGATGCCCCGAATCTGCGGCGATTCCTGGCCGAAAATCGCGACAAGCTCTCCCGATTCCGCCCCGCGCTAGAAAGTCCGTTCCTCTCCTGGCGGCGATTGCTCTCGTGGGATCTGATGAAGCTCCTGCCGATTCTTCGACCCTGGAATAGTGTCGATGACGATTTGCAGCGCTATTTCGCGGATGAACGCATTCGTCTGGCGTTCAGCTTCCAGTCGAAATATCTCGGCATGTCGCCGTTCAACTGCCCAAGTCTGTTCTCGATTCTCTCGTTCTTGGAATACGAATTCGGCGTGTGGCACCCCATTGGCGGTTGCTCGGCGGTGTCGGATGCCATGGCCCGCGTTGCGCGAGAAATGGGCGTGGAATTCCACCTGGATGAACCCGTTCGGGAAGTGCTGCTCGATGGTCGCAAAGCCGTGGGCGTGCGGACGGATGCGGGCGAATACCGGGCCGATGCCGTGGTGATGAACGCCGATTTCGCCCAGGCGATGAAGAAGCTGATTCCCAATGTCAAGCGACGCCGTTGGACCGATGAAAAACTCGCCAAGAAGCGGTATTCGTGCAGCACCTATATGCTGTATCTGGGCATCGAAGGGCTGGAAAAGCACCTCCACCACCATACCATTTACACGTCGAATGATTACCTGAGCAACTTGGCGGACATCGAATCGAATCACCGGCTTTCGGATGATCCCTCGGTGTATGTGCAAAATGCCTGCATCACCGACACGACGTTGGCCCCCAAGGGGAAATCGACGCTGTATGTGTTGTCGCCGGTAACGCATCAGCATGAGAATGTCGATTGGAAGAAGGAAGCCCCGGCGTTCCGCGAACGGATTCTGCGCCAGTTGGAAACCAAGTTTGGCGTCGCCGATCTTTCTAAGCGGATTCTGTTCGAGCGCGAAGTCACGCCCGCCGATTGGGAGCATGGCTACGAAATCTATCGCGGGGCCACCTTCAATCTGGCCCACAATCTTGGGCAGATGCTGCATATGCGACCGCAGAATCGCTTCGAAGATTTGGACAAAGTCTATCTCGTTGGCGGGGGCACCCATCCGGGTAGCGGTCTGCCGGTGATTTACGAATCGGCACGCATCACCAGCCGATTGTTGCTGCAAGATTTTGGCCTGGATACCGACTGGTTGGAAGAAACCGAAGTCGTGGCATCGTCCATGCCGGTCAGCCCAGTCTCGCATTGA
- a CDS encoding phytoene desaturase family protein translates to MAAGQRIGVIGSGLGGLAAAATLAARGYQVHLFEKSPWLGGKAAVLEKDGYRFDMGPTILTVPSVLKKIFDDAGRKMEDYLEIIRLDPQWRCFFTDGSVLDLKENVAEMKQTLAQYSPNSGSAEGYERFIQLSKRLHDISDRFFFWKSIGSIMDMLEIKAGFQPKLMADVWSMRPGRSVASTVRSFVPDERVAQMLDHFTQYVGSCPEQSPAVLCGIAHMQTEEGIWYPMGGTRAVPLALAKLASEFGANLRTGVGVTRILTDASEKRVTGVLLDNGETVELDGVVSNMDSVRTHRELMPNSTATRRFDGRRDYEPACSGVVLYLGLKQGYDSLLHHNFVFSQDPHEEFHSIYQNGEPAADPTCYVCAPARSETAVAPPGGEALYILVHTPYLRPHHDWKQMLPTYRQTILNKLKTTAGLTDIEDRIATEGYLTPQDIHDRYRVLNGAIYGLASHGKFLGAFKPANRSKDVKGLYLAGGAAHPGPGMPMVMMSGWIAANSLDEDYRGVAQPDREPVLAS, encoded by the coding sequence ATGGCGGCAGGTCAACGCATCGGGGTCATCGGCAGTGGTTTGGGCGGCTTGGCAGCGGCCGCGACGTTGGCGGCTCGCGGCTACCAGGTCCATCTCTTCGAGAAAAGCCCCTGGTTGGGTGGCAAAGCCGCCGTTCTGGAAAAAGACGGCTACCGCTTCGACATGGGACCGACCATCCTCACCGTCCCCAGCGTGTTGAAGAAAATCTTCGACGATGCGGGCCGGAAGATGGAAGATTACCTGGAAATCATCCGACTCGATCCGCAATGGCGCTGTTTCTTCACCGATGGCAGCGTGCTGGATCTCAAAGAAAATGTCGCCGAGATGAAGCAAACCTTGGCCCAGTATTCGCCCAACAGCGGATCGGCCGAAGGCTACGAACGCTTCATTCAACTCTCGAAGCGGCTGCATGATATTTCCGATCGCTTCTTCTTCTGGAAGTCGATTGGTTCGATCATGGACATGCTGGAAATCAAGGCCGGTTTCCAGCCGAAATTGATGGCCGACGTTTGGAGCATGCGGCCGGGTCGCTCGGTCGCCTCGACGGTGCGCAGTTTCGTGCCCGATGAGCGTGTCGCCCAGATGCTCGACCACTTCACACAGTATGTCGGCTCTTGCCCCGAGCAATCGCCGGCAGTGCTGTGTGGCATCGCACACATGCAGACCGAAGAAGGCATCTGGTATCCGATGGGTGGCACGCGAGCGGTGCCGTTGGCGTTGGCCAAACTCGCCAGCGAATTCGGGGCGAATCTCCGCACCGGCGTCGGCGTGACCCGCATTCTGACCGATGCCAGCGAGAAGCGCGTCACTGGCGTGTTGCTCGATAATGGCGAAACCGTCGAACTCGATGGTGTGGTCTCGAACATGGACTCGGTCCGCACGCACCGCGAACTGATGCCCAATAGCACCGCCACCCGCCGCTTCGATGGTCGCCGCGATTACGAACCCGCCTGCTCCGGTGTGGTGCTGTATCTCGGCCTGAAGCAAGGGTATGATTCGCTGCTGCATCATAACTTTGTCTTTTCGCAAGATCCGCACGAAGAATTCCATAGCATTTATCAGAATGGCGAACCAGCCGCCGATCCGACCTGCTATGTGTGTGCCCCCGCTCGTTCGGAAACGGCTGTTGCCCCGCCGGGCGGCGAAGCCTTGTACATTCTGGTGCATACGCCGTATTTGCGACCGCATCACGACTGGAAGCAAATGCTGCCGACCTATCGCCAGACGATCCTCAACAAGTTGAAGACGACGGCGGGACTGACCGACATCGAAGACCGAATTGCGACCGAAGGCTATTTGACGCCGCAAGATATTCACGATCGCTATCGTGTGCTCAACGGCGCGATTTACGGGCTGGCCAGTCATGGCAAGTTCCTGGGTGCCTTCAAGCCGGCGAACCGCAGCAAGGATGTCAAGGGGCTGTATCTGGCCGGTGGCGCAGCGCATCCCGGACCGGGGATGCCGATGGTGATGATGTCCGGTTGGATTGCCGCCAATTCGCTCGATGAAGATTATCGCGGCGTGGCCCAACCCGACCGCGAACCGGTGCTTGCCAGCTAA
- a CDS encoding lysophospholipid acyltransferase family protein, which yields MPTDRTASTADVPIRWHWLIQWFRWYANGFVRKHFHAVRLAKSSAPLPEGDAPIIVVLNHPSWWDPMIAALLTDLFPNRPAYAPIHQRELQKYRFFRRLGFFGLDPENPRAAVRFLQIAEQICRQPRAMLWITAQGEFVDVRQRPIQLRSGVGHLAARLETGWILPLALEYSFWTEKTPEALARFGPAIALESVPDCSGKQWTERISQAVTENCDALAGDVQTRDPARFFTLLAGRTGIGGVYDAWRNLRAWVRGDRFHPGHAHPESPP from the coding sequence ATGCCCACCGACCGAACCGCCTCAACTGCCGATGTTCCGATTCGCTGGCACTGGCTGATCCAATGGTTTCGCTGGTATGCCAACGGATTTGTTCGCAAGCATTTTCACGCGGTTCGGCTGGCGAAATCGTCTGCTCCACTGCCCGAGGGGGATGCCCCAATCATCGTCGTTCTCAACCATCCTTCGTGGTGGGACCCGATGATTGCGGCCCTGCTCACCGACTTATTCCCGAATCGGCCCGCGTATGCGCCGATTCATCAACGCGAGTTGCAGAAATATCGCTTCTTTCGCCGACTGGGATTTTTCGGACTCGATCCGGAGAATCCTCGTGCGGCGGTGCGATTTTTGCAAATTGCCGAACAGATTTGCCGTCAACCCCGTGCCATGTTGTGGATCACCGCACAAGGGGAATTCGTGGATGTTCGCCAACGGCCGATTCAACTTCGGTCCGGGGTTGGGCATTTGGCAGCGCGGCTGGAGACCGGCTGGATTCTGCCGCTGGCGTTGGAATATTCCTTCTGGACCGAGAAAACCCCGGAAGCGCTGGCGCGGTTCGGTCCCGCGATCGCATTGGAATCGGTCCCGGATTGCTCCGGCAAACAATGGACGGAGCGCATCAGCCAGGCCGTCACCGAGAATTGCGATGCCCTGGCGGGGGATGTCCAAACACGAGATCCAGCGCGATTTTTCACCCTGTTGGCAGGACGCACCGGGATTGGTGGCGTCTACGATGCCTGGCGGAACCTTCGGGCGTGGGTTCGCGGCGATCGCTTTCATCCTGGACACGCTCACCCGGAGTCGCCCCCATGA
- a CDS encoding glycosyltransferase, with amino-acid sequence MMTLSWIIFGAAALPAIMYLLNFLFYRRPRDLPQMPTPAISVLIPARNEERSIGPALEAALASTGVDLEVIVLDDHSEDGTAAIVERFAERDSRVKLRHSPPLPAGWCGKQHACFQLSQHASKPLLVFVDADVRLAPDGLRRLAAFQHRTQAGLVSGIPRQETGSLLERLVLPLIHFLLLGFLPMIGMKISRMAGFGAGCGQLFLTTREAYDTVGGHVAVRMSLHDGITLPRAYRKAGIMTDICDATPLATCRMYRNAKELWFGLAKNAREGLAAPKQIGFWTVLLTIGQIVPWLLLPIAALLGSDFEVIRNLALAAGFGLAIRLQAAYRFQQSWLGALLHPLGVACLLAIQWFATIRAWRGNPVGWKGRPNPSVETMNSVSHS; translated from the coding sequence ATGATGACGCTGAGCTGGATCATCTTCGGAGCCGCCGCGCTCCCAGCGATCATGTACCTCCTGAACTTCCTGTTCTATCGTCGTCCGCGCGATCTGCCGCAGATGCCGACACCGGCAATCTCGGTATTGATTCCCGCGCGCAATGAAGAACGGTCAATCGGCCCAGCGCTCGAAGCTGCGCTCGCCAGCACTGGTGTCGATCTCGAAGTCATCGTCCTCGACGATCATTCCGAAGATGGAACCGCTGCGATTGTCGAACGATTCGCCGAACGCGATTCGCGTGTCAAACTCCGACATTCGCCACCGCTTCCCGCCGGGTGGTGCGGCAAACAGCACGCTTGCTTCCAACTTAGCCAACATGCGAGCAAGCCATTGTTGGTCTTTGTCGATGCCGATGTCCGACTCGCCCCCGATGGCCTCCGCCGACTCGCGGCCTTCCAGCATCGCACGCAAGCGGGCTTAGTCTCCGGCATTCCGCGTCAGGAAACCGGGTCGCTATTGGAACGGCTCGTGCTGCCGTTGATTCATTTTCTGCTGCTGGGCTTCTTGCCGATGATCGGCATGAAAATCAGCCGCATGGCCGGTTTCGGCGCCGGTTGCGGGCAACTGTTCCTGACCACCCGCGAAGCCTATGACACGGTTGGTGGGCATGTCGCCGTCCGCATGTCGCTGCACGATGGCATCACCCTGCCCCGTGCCTACCGCAAAGCCGGCATCATGACCGATATTTGCGACGCCACGCCGTTGGCGACCTGCCGGATGTATCGCAATGCCAAGGAGTTATGGTTCGGCCTGGCGAAGAATGCCCGCGAAGGACTCGCCGCCCCGAAACAGATCGGATTCTGGACGGTGTTGCTGACCATCGGTCAAATCGTTCCCTGGCTGCTGTTGCCCATCGCCGCCCTTCTCGGCAGCGATTTCGAGGTGATCCGCAATCTCGCGCTCGCCGCCGGATTCGGACTCGCCATTCGCCTGCAAGCCGCGTACCGATTCCAACAATCCTGGTTGGGCGCGTTGCTTCATCCGCTGGGGGTGGCGTGTCTGCTGGCCATTCAATGGTTTGCGACGATCCGTGCGTGGCGAGGCAATCCGGTGGGCTGGAAAGGTCGCCCGAATCCATCGGTCGAAACCATGAATTCGGTATCGCATTCCTGA
- a CDS encoding SDR family NAD(P)-dependent oxidoreductase yields MVDTSTSPVTVIFGGGGGIGSEVARLLIQRGGRVLIASRDRGRLERTLEDLGTDTSRAQMTLADVTQSADVDAAFAAAQAHFGRVDAAVNAVGSILLKPAHLTTDDEWHSTLALNLSSSFFVLRAAAKAMLTTGGAMVFCSTVAAQIGLTNHEAIAAAKGGVDALVRSAAATYANRNIRVNAVAPGLVRTPLAARLTSSEASLKASTAMHPLGRIGEPADIAQAIVYLLSPEASWITGQTICVDGGMSTIKPR; encoded by the coding sequence ATGGTGGATACTTCGACTTCTCCTGTGACGGTGATTTTTGGCGGCGGTGGCGGCATCGGTTCGGAGGTGGCTCGGCTGCTGATCCAACGCGGCGGCCGCGTGCTGATCGCCTCGCGTGATCGCGGCCGCCTCGAACGCACACTTGAAGATCTAGGCACCGATACCAGCCGCGCCCAAATGACGCTGGCCGATGTTACCCAATCCGCCGATGTGGACGCCGCGTTTGCAGCCGCCCAAGCGCATTTCGGTCGAGTCGATGCGGCAGTGAATGCGGTGGGGTCGATCCTGCTCAAACCCGCGCATCTGACCACGGACGATGAGTGGCATTCCACCCTGGCACTGAATCTGTCCAGCAGTTTCTTCGTCTTGCGTGCGGCGGCCAAGGCCATGCTCACGACCGGCGGCGCGATGGTGTTTTGCTCCACGGTCGCGGCCCAAATCGGCCTCACCAATCACGAGGCGATTGCTGCCGCGAAAGGTGGCGTCGATGCGCTGGTCCGATCCGCCGCTGCGACGTATGCCAATCGCAACATCCGCGTCAATGCCGTCGCTCCGGGATTGGTGCGAACGCCGCTCGCCGCCCGACTCACGAGCAGCGAGGCTTCCTTGAAGGCATCCACCGCCATGCACCCACTCGGTCGCATCGGGGAACCTGCCGACATCGCCCAAGCGATTGTCTATCTGCTTTCCCCCGAGGCGAGTTGGATTACCGGCCAAACCATTTGCGTCGATGGCGGCATGTCCACCATCAAGCCTCGATAA